The Tenacibaculum jejuense genome includes a window with the following:
- a CDS encoding LytR/AlgR family response regulator transcription factor, whose product MDRINVLIVEDTVDESNKLVKLLEDNNYKISGVASTFREALALFYKVEVDILIVDIFLNGIPEGITFAETITTIPESAKPFVFLTSSKDRQIFERAKLTKPYSFLLKPFNELEVLYAIEMAIEKFYKQSDVFFSDEEDTIISNDSLFIKKGKSLKKVLLSDIIYIEVEEKYCNIITEKEKFVILISLTKILNLLDTNFFYRTHRNYIVNSNKIIEIIPSDNLIILQGKHHITLSERYKQIIKKFRTLK is encoded by the coding sequence ATGGATCGTATAAATGTATTAATTGTAGAAGATACCGTTGACGAAAGTAATAAGCTTGTAAAGCTTTTAGAAGATAACAATTATAAAATTAGTGGTGTTGCCTCAACTTTCCGAGAAGCTTTGGCTTTGTTTTATAAAGTAGAAGTAGACATTTTAATTGTAGATATTTTTTTAAATGGTATTCCTGAAGGTATAACATTTGCAGAAACAATTACAACTATACCAGAATCTGCTAAACCTTTTGTTTTCTTAACGAGTTCAAAAGACAGACAAATCTTTGAGCGTGCAAAACTCACTAAACCTTATAGCTTTCTATTAAAGCCTTTTAATGAGTTGGAAGTATTGTATGCTATTGAAATGGCTATTGAAAAATTTTATAAGCAATCGGATGTATTTTTTTCAGATGAAGAAGATACTATTATTAGTAACGACAGTCTATTTATAAAAAAAGGAAAATCGCTCAAAAAAGTATTACTCTCTGATATTATTTATATTGAAGTAGAAGAGAAATATTGTAATATTATTACGGAAAAAGAAAAGTTTGTAATCCTTATTTCTTTGACTAAAATTTTAAACCTTTTAGATACTAACTTTTTTTATAGAACACACAGAAACTACATTGTAAATAGCAATAAAATTATTGAAATTATTCCTTCGGATAATTTGATCATTTTACAAGGGAAACATCATATTACATTAAGTGAACGTTATAAACAAATTATTAAGAAATTCCGTACCCTAAAATAA
- a CDS encoding AidA/PixA family protein — MSNTIDILTVVDTVSLREAITSGKLTAGTKSNPTSLGSYSASDAYIYMITANDYVVNDQAKSELTIQANIGDTVRWMITCPGGGTSSNVVLMNWTAGSGGDIISPISLDLDIDLYVGSATVAPSGVEFQNYCYAGMLTKKGDVQYYVAFQLLDEHGNNLGFFQWDPFIKVSN; from the coding sequence ATGTCTAATACTATAGATATTTTAACAGTAGTTGATACTGTTTCTTTAAGAGAAGCAATAACAAGTGGAAAATTAACAGCAGGTACAAAATCTAACCCAACATCTTTGGGTTCATATTCGGCTTCTGATGCGTATATTTATATGATAACTGCAAATGATTATGTTGTTAATGACCAAGCAAAATCTGAATTAACAATTCAAGCCAATATTGGTGACACAGTACGCTGGATGATCACTTGTCCAGGAGGTGGTACTTCTAGTAATGTTGTTTTAATGAACTGGACAGCAGGTTCTGGAGGAGACATTATCAGTCCAATTTCTTTAGATTTAGATATTGACTTATACGTTGGTAGTGCTACAGTAGCTCCATCTGGAGTTGAATTTCAAAATTATTGCTACGCAGGAATGCTTACTAAAAAAGGAGATGTGCAATATTATGTTGCTTTCCAACTTTTAGATGAACACGGTAATAATTTAGGTTTCTTTCAATGGGATCCTTTTATCAAAGTCTCTAATTAA
- a CDS encoding sensor histidine kinase gives MLLKTLFIACLFTLIPSTLIFSQNKNDIYLDILKYSNNIKSESELNKAIVFFSEKKWDSTLIYTQKYLSKFKPIHHSKNLVHYIRGVSLFKKNAFTEAKNQLAKISPNFKFHNIKEFYLGYINISLYKYEEAITHFLPLSLKSNNELKYFKKESMYKNLSSCYSIIEQFDKAEYYFEKVNQSTKDTLKLIDNYTNRAHLYLKNKKLKFLYLKKAYKLSKQISYDSSRGLNTKYKKIDFLKRKRKASKNMAIIEENYGRYTSALYYRKEYEKYHDIINSQNKIYEVAKKEKELALAGKQKEIDLFTTKNKLLKTENKLKTVERNNLFFTSGILFILLLTSAYFYREKVKTNKVISSQKETLNELNITKDKLFSIVSHDLRSSVNALKTSNRVLLENLQSKNINVLEDLLQKNSGIVNGAYGLLDNLLNWALLQTDGGYFHIESHRLFFIVEHVAYNYKGLFREKKIHFENKTSKKATVTVDQESLKLILRNLLDNAIKFSRPKGSISLYTKESNNYWCLIVEDTGLGMSEHTRLELLQETTILNKKVHKNIIGTGLGLSLVKSMIQKNNGKFNIESTLEKGTKIIVSLPKNYD, from the coding sequence ATGTTATTGAAGACTTTATTTATTGCCTGCCTATTTACGTTAATACCTAGTACTCTCATCTTTTCTCAGAATAAAAACGATATTTACTTAGACATACTTAAATATTCTAATAATATAAAATCTGAATCAGAACTTAACAAAGCGATTGTTTTCTTCTCTGAGAAAAAATGGGATTCTACGTTAATATACACTCAAAAATATCTTTCTAAGTTTAAGCCAATTCATCACTCTAAAAATTTGGTTCATTACATAAGAGGAGTAAGTTTATTCAAAAAAAATGCTTTTACAGAAGCCAAAAATCAATTAGCAAAAATCTCTCCTAATTTTAAGTTTCATAATATTAAAGAATTCTATTTAGGTTATATAAACATCTCATTATATAAATATGAAGAAGCGATCACACATTTCTTACCATTATCACTGAAAAGTAATAATGAATTGAAATACTTTAAGAAAGAATCAATGTATAAAAATCTTTCATCTTGTTATTCTATAATAGAACAATTTGATAAGGCAGAATATTATTTTGAAAAAGTAAATCAAAGCACAAAGGATACTTTAAAACTAATTGACAATTATACTAACAGAGCTCATTTATATCTTAAAAACAAGAAACTTAAATTTCTTTATTTAAAAAAAGCTTATAAATTATCTAAACAAATAAGCTATGATAGCAGTAGAGGTTTAAATACTAAATACAAAAAAATTGATTTCTTAAAAAGGAAAAGAAAAGCATCAAAAAATATGGCTATAATTGAAGAAAATTATGGCCGTTACACATCTGCTCTCTATTACAGAAAAGAATATGAAAAATACCATGATATTATAAATAGTCAGAATAAAATTTACGAAGTAGCAAAAAAAGAGAAAGAACTTGCTCTGGCAGGTAAACAAAAGGAAATAGATTTATTCACCACTAAAAATAAGTTACTTAAGACCGAAAATAAATTAAAAACTGTTGAACGTAACAATTTGTTTTTTACTTCTGGTATTCTCTTCATTCTCTTACTAACAAGCGCCTATTTTTATAGAGAAAAAGTAAAAACGAATAAAGTAATTTCTTCACAAAAAGAAACTTTAAATGAATTAAATATAACAAAGGATAAATTATTTTCAATTGTGAGTCATGACTTGCGTTCTTCTGTAAATGCTTTAAAAACTAGTAATAGGGTGTTACTAGAAAATTTACAATCTAAAAACATTAATGTTTTAGAAGATTTATTACAAAAAAACAGCGGCATTGTAAATGGTGCTTATGGCTTGTTAGATAATTTGTTAAACTGGGCTTTACTTCAAACAGATGGTGGATACTTTCATATAGAATCTCATCGTTTATTTTTTATTGTAGAACATGTGGCATATAATTACAAAGGCTTATTTCGTGAAAAAAAAATTCATTTTGAAAACAAAACATCTAAAAAAGCTACAGTTACAGTTGATCAAGAATCGTTAAAACTAATTCTGCGAAACTTATTAGATAATGCTATTAAATTTTCAAGACCTAAAGGATCAATATCTCTTTACACTAAAGAATCTAATAACTATTGGTGTTTAATTGTAGAAGACACTGGTTTAGGGATGAGTGAACATACTAGATTAGAACTACTACAAGAAACTACAATACTAAATAAAAAAGTTCATAAAAATATTATTGGTACAGGATTAGGGTTAAGTCTGGTAAAATCAATGATTCAAAAAAATAATGGGAAATTCAATATAGAAAGCACTCTTGAAAAAGGAACAAAAATCATAGTATCATTACCTAAAAATTATGACTAA